The Pocillopora verrucosa isolate sample1 chromosome 2, ASM3666991v2, whole genome shotgun sequence genome has a segment encoding these proteins:
- the LOC131792834 gene encoding peroxisomal sarcosine oxidase isoform X1, with translation MSSNPTYDVCVIGAGVVGSSTARYLASRGQRTLLLEQFPLPHWRGSSHGQTRIIRFSYVNPYYSKMVREAGEMWKEIEEKAEQEILIKTVGLLTVEGSSGENLREVRESLDAAGASYDILSNQTLKQRFPELSFPPHYKALLEHSAGILKADKCLRVLQDQFIAFGGTLRDGEGVVEIHPGSLITIKTTKDLFKAHKVILTAGPWTNKLLKPVGITLPLKPLRANVFYWKVKKTGTYSLQTGFPTFYDDTASDPRKFYALPSFEYPDMVKFGPSGGCRLPEVCMEIDPDARDWDREIEERIIQRTREYIQHHFPYLDHHEPTIVETCIYTLTPDENFVLDKHPKFSNIIIGAGFSAHGFKLGPVCGKILAQLAMNETPTHDLTPFKISRFKFSQQKSSL, from the exons ATGTCTTCAAATCCAACTTACGACGTTTGTGTCATCGGTGCTGGTGTGGTGGGCAGCTCCACAGCCCGTTACTTGGCTTCCCGAGGACAAAGAACACTTCTATTGGAGCAG TTTCCTCTTCCTCACTGGCGTGGCAGTTCTCATGGACAGACTAGAATCATTCGTTTCTCCTATGTTAACCCTTATTATTCTAAAATGGTTCGAGAAGCTGGTGAAATGTGGAAGGAGATTGAAGAAAAAGCAGAGCAGGAAATTCTTATCAA AACTGTTGGACTGTTAACAGTGGAAGGAAGCTCTGGTGAAAATTTGAGAGAAGTTAGAGAATCACTTGATGCAGCAGGAGCAAGTTATGATATTTTGTCAAACCAAACACTTAAGCAAAGATTTCCAGAGTTGAGCTTTCCGCCTCACTACAAAGCTCTGTTAGAACACTCAGCAGgaattttaaaagctgataAATGCTTGAGAGTGTTGCAG GATCAGTTTATTGCATTTGGTGGCACACTAAGAGATGGTGAGGGTGTGGTTGAAATACATCCAGGATCATTAATTACAATAAAGACCACAAAGGATTTGTTCAAAGCTCACAAAGTGATATTAACAGCAG GACCCTGGACCAATAAACTGCTAAAACCTGTGGGAATTACCTTGCCTCTAAAG CCACTCAGAGCCAATGTTTTTTACTGGAAGGTGAAAAAAACAGGCACATACAGTCTTCAGACTGGTTTTCCTACATTTTATGATGATACAGCATCTGACCCTCGCAAGTTTTATGCACTCCCTTCATTTGAGTATCCTGACATGGTTAAG tTTGGGCCCTCTGGTGGATGCAGATTACCAGAAGTTTGCATGGAAATTGATCCAGATGCAAGAGATTGGGACAGAGAAATTGAAGAGAGGATTATTCAGAGAACAAGAGAATACATCCAGCATCACTTTCCATACCTTGATCATCATGAGCCAACCATAGTAGAAACTTGTATATACACA CTGACCCCtgatgagaattttgtgttggATAAACATCCCAAGTTTTCTAACATTATAATTGGTGCTGGCttttcag CTCATGGATTCAAGCTTGGTCCTGTTTGTGGCAAGATTTTAGCACAGCTGGCCATGAATGAGACACCAACCCATGACTTGACACCTTTCAAGATTTCAAGATTCAAGTTTAGTCAGCAGAAATCCTCACTCTGA
- the LOC131792834 gene encoding peroxisomal sarcosine oxidase isoform X2, which translates to MVREAGEMWKEIEEKAEQEILIKTVGLLTVEGSSGENLREVRESLDAAGASYDILSNQTLKQRFPELSFPPHYKALLEHSAGILKADKCLRVLQDQFIAFGGTLRDGEGVVEIHPGSLITIKTTKDLFKAHKVILTAGPWTNKLLKPVGITLPLKPLRANVFYWKVKKTGTYSLQTGFPTFYDDTASDPRKFYALPSFEYPDMVKFGPSGGCRLPEVCMEIDPDARDWDREIEERIIQRTREYIQHHFPYLDHHEPTIVETCIYTLTPDENFVLDKHPKFSNIIIGAGFSAHGFKLGPVCGKILAQLAMNETPTHDLTPFKISRFKFSQQKSSL; encoded by the exons ATGGTTCGAGAAGCTGGTGAAATGTGGAAGGAGATTGAAGAAAAAGCAGAGCAGGAAATTCTTATCAA AACTGTTGGACTGTTAACAGTGGAAGGAAGCTCTGGTGAAAATTTGAGAGAAGTTAGAGAATCACTTGATGCAGCAGGAGCAAGTTATGATATTTTGTCAAACCAAACACTTAAGCAAAGATTTCCAGAGTTGAGCTTTCCGCCTCACTACAAAGCTCTGTTAGAACACTCAGCAGgaattttaaaagctgataAATGCTTGAGAGTGTTGCAG GATCAGTTTATTGCATTTGGTGGCACACTAAGAGATGGTGAGGGTGTGGTTGAAATACATCCAGGATCATTAATTACAATAAAGACCACAAAGGATTTGTTCAAAGCTCACAAAGTGATATTAACAGCAG GACCCTGGACCAATAAACTGCTAAAACCTGTGGGAATTACCTTGCCTCTAAAG CCACTCAGAGCCAATGTTTTTTACTGGAAGGTGAAAAAAACAGGCACATACAGTCTTCAGACTGGTTTTCCTACATTTTATGATGATACAGCATCTGACCCTCGCAAGTTTTATGCACTCCCTTCATTTGAGTATCCTGACATGGTTAAG tTTGGGCCCTCTGGTGGATGCAGATTACCAGAAGTTTGCATGGAAATTGATCCAGATGCAAGAGATTGGGACAGAGAAATTGAAGAGAGGATTATTCAGAGAACAAGAGAATACATCCAGCATCACTTTCCATACCTTGATCATCATGAGCCAACCATAGTAGAAACTTGTATATACACA CTGACCCCtgatgagaattttgtgttggATAAACATCCCAAGTTTTCTAACATTATAATTGGTGCTGGCttttcag CTCATGGATTCAAGCTTGGTCCTGTTTGTGGCAAGATTTTAGCACAGCTGGCCATGAATGAGACACCAACCCATGACTTGACACCTTTCAAGATTTCAAGATTCAAGTTTAGTCAGCAGAAATCCTCACTCTGA
- the LOC131790692 gene encoding small ribosomal subunit protein mS23-like, which produces MVGSRHLRGTVLSRVRNLLRSGGIKKPPLWFPVVEAFPPLKETKLTRKGDEELMHKILYPEDEFRRLFYKRFNTSQPLSLWGEHHSYCDRFVEGCMEKVNMGYDKEKAVESTVRELFTGQSTAIPDTVSED; this is translated from the exons ATGGTTGGATCAAGGCATTTGCGAGGGACCGTACTCTCACG AGTTCGCAACCTTCTTCGTTCGGGTGGAATAAAAAAGCCACCACTTTGGTTTCCAGTAGTCGAGGCATTTCCTCCCTTAAAGGAGACGAAACTAACTAGAAAAGGTGACGAAGAGTTGATGCACAAGATTCTATACCCTGAAGATGAATTCAGAAG GCTTTTTTACAAGAGATTCAATACAAGCCAGCCTCTGTCCCTGTGGGGAGAACATCATTCTTACTGTGACAG ATTTGTGGAAGGATGCATGGAGAAAGTGAACATGGGGTATGACAAAGAGAAAGCAGTGGAAAGTACAGTTAGAGAACTTTTCACTGGTCAAAGCACTGCAATACCA GATACTGTGTCTGAGGACTGA
- the LOC131790691 gene encoding N-acylglucosamine 2-epimerase-like isoform X1, producing MAPTIVPGREQGTKWRRFGSGRVSRGSPVKSKRVTRSQVNKKVGSHTTLRYTPRLPKKYYNLRPRKSTQELGHYTSPSNMGLLRDQLEQYLARMEDELDKTINFWLEKSGDKRNGGYYVCLARDGKVYDDSKYGWLEGRQVWMYSKLYNESWKYGKVKILKAALSGGEFLLNHIKNPEDGRCYFQVTAEGKPIKIQRTIFTECFYAIAMAELYRASNLIKYKEEAVRMLSLVTHWARIDDTQLGRPKLSGQEAANPLAVPMMLLYVIDEVCREDDELRQAYIEDEEWAVQQILKHLQRKGRVVLEKVTEEGKEISGAEGRLINPGHAIEAGWFLLQYATRTQNDELARIAIDKFIVQSFDTGWDDMYGGILYYLDASGFSPTQLEWNMKLWWPHAEALIALLMAYKETREERFMEKFDLVFQYTFSHFSDSQYGEWFGYLNQKGDVTHTFKGGPFKGCFHVPRCLHMCIKMLKELLEEKTLPNSLPNGLANGNGVV from the exons ATGGCACCCACTATAGTACCAG GACGAGAGCAAGGCACAAAGTGGAGAAGGTTCGGTTCTGGGAGAGTCAGTAGAGGGAGTCCTGTGAAAAGTAAACGTGTAACTCGAAGCCAGGTTAATAAAAAGGTTGGCAGTCACACAACACTCCGTTACACGCCAAGATTGCCCAAGAAGTACTACAACTTGCGGCCAAGAAAATCTACGCAAG AGCTCGGCCATTATACAAGTCCTTCAAACATGGGTTTGTTACGAGACCAACTGGAGCAGTATTTGGCCAGAATGGAAGATGAGCTTGACAAGACTATCAACTTCTGGCTTGAAAAGTCTGGTGATAAACGAAACGG CGGTTATTATGTATGTCTCGCTAGAGATGGCAAAGTTTACGATGACTCTAAGTACGGCTGGCTTGAAGGCAGACAG GTATGGATGTACTCTAAACTTTACAACGAGTCTTGGAAATACGGCAAGGTGAAGATCCTTAAAGCTGCACTATCAG GTGGCGAGTTTTTGTTAAATCATATTAAAAATCCTGAAGATGGGAGATGTTACTTTCAAGTCACAGCTGAAGGGAAGCCAATTAAGATTCAGAGGACAATCTTCACTGAGTGTTTCTATGCGATAGCAATGGCTGAACTGTATCGTGCAAGTAACCTTATTAAGTATAAG gaGGAAGCTGTACGGATGCTGTCCCTAGTAACACATTGGGCACGAATTGATGACACGCAGCTTGGCCGACCCAAGTTGTCGGGCCAGGAGGCAGCAAATCCCCTGGCTGTACCAATGATGTTGTTGTATGTGATCGACGAGGTTTGCCGCGAAGACGACGAGCTCCGTCAGGCGTACATTGAAGATGAAGAGTGGGCCGTGCAGCAGATTTTAAAGCACTTACAG AGAAAGGGTAGAGTGGTATTAGAAAAAGTcacagaagaaggaaaagagatATCTGGTGCAGAAGGTCGACTCATCAATCCAGGACACGCCATTGAGGCTGGATGGTTTCTCCTGCAGTATGCTACACGTACACAAAACGACGAACTGGCAAGAATTGCCATCGACAAGTTTATAGTTCAGTCATTTGACACAGGATGGGATGACATGTACGGCGGGATTCTTTATTACTTGGATGCAAGTGGCTTCTCGCCAACACAGCTGGAGTGGAACATGAAACTTTGGTGGCCTCATGCGGAGGCACTCATTGCACTCCTCATGGCTTACAAGGAGACTAGAGAGGAACGCTTTATGGAGAAGTTCGATCTCGTATTCCAGTACACATTCTCGCAT ttttcagATTCACAATACGGTGAGTGGTTTGGATATCTCAATCAGAAAGGAGATGTGACACACACCTTCAAAGGAGGACCGTTTAAAG GCTGTTTTCACGTTCCTCGCTGCTTGCACATGTGTATCAAGATGTTGAAGGAATTGCTTGAAGAGAAAACACTACCGAATAGTCTACCAAACGGTCTAGCAAATGGCAACGGTGTTGTTTAG
- the LOC131790691 gene encoding N-acylglucosamine 2-epimerase-like isoform X2: MGLLRDQLEQYLARMEDELDKTINFWLEKSGDKRNGGYYVCLARDGKVYDDSKYGWLEGRQVWMYSKLYNESWKYGKVKILKAALSGGEFLLNHIKNPEDGRCYFQVTAEGKPIKIQRTIFTECFYAIAMAELYRASNLIKYKEEAVRMLSLVTHWARIDDTQLGRPKLSGQEAANPLAVPMMLLYVIDEVCREDDELRQAYIEDEEWAVQQILKHLQRKGRVVLEKVTEEGKEISGAEGRLINPGHAIEAGWFLLQYATRTQNDELARIAIDKFIVQSFDTGWDDMYGGILYYLDASGFSPTQLEWNMKLWWPHAEALIALLMAYKETREERFMEKFDLVFQYTFSHFSDSQYGEWFGYLNQKGDVTHTFKGGPFKGCFHVPRCLHMCIKMLKELLEEKTLPNSLPNGLANGNGVV; this comes from the exons ATGGGTTTGTTACGAGACCAACTGGAGCAGTATTTGGCCAGAATGGAAGATGAGCTTGACAAGACTATCAACTTCTGGCTTGAAAAGTCTGGTGATAAACGAAACGG CGGTTATTATGTATGTCTCGCTAGAGATGGCAAAGTTTACGATGACTCTAAGTACGGCTGGCTTGAAGGCAGACAG GTATGGATGTACTCTAAACTTTACAACGAGTCTTGGAAATACGGCAAGGTGAAGATCCTTAAAGCTGCACTATCAG GTGGCGAGTTTTTGTTAAATCATATTAAAAATCCTGAAGATGGGAGATGTTACTTTCAAGTCACAGCTGAAGGGAAGCCAATTAAGATTCAGAGGACAATCTTCACTGAGTGTTTCTATGCGATAGCAATGGCTGAACTGTATCGTGCAAGTAACCTTATTAAGTATAAG gaGGAAGCTGTACGGATGCTGTCCCTAGTAACACATTGGGCACGAATTGATGACACGCAGCTTGGCCGACCCAAGTTGTCGGGCCAGGAGGCAGCAAATCCCCTGGCTGTACCAATGATGTTGTTGTATGTGATCGACGAGGTTTGCCGCGAAGACGACGAGCTCCGTCAGGCGTACATTGAAGATGAAGAGTGGGCCGTGCAGCAGATTTTAAAGCACTTACAG AGAAAGGGTAGAGTGGTATTAGAAAAAGTcacagaagaaggaaaagagatATCTGGTGCAGAAGGTCGACTCATCAATCCAGGACACGCCATTGAGGCTGGATGGTTTCTCCTGCAGTATGCTACACGTACACAAAACGACGAACTGGCAAGAATTGCCATCGACAAGTTTATAGTTCAGTCATTTGACACAGGATGGGATGACATGTACGGCGGGATTCTTTATTACTTGGATGCAAGTGGCTTCTCGCCAACACAGCTGGAGTGGAACATGAAACTTTGGTGGCCTCATGCGGAGGCACTCATTGCACTCCTCATGGCTTACAAGGAGACTAGAGAGGAACGCTTTATGGAGAAGTTCGATCTCGTATTCCAGTACACATTCTCGCAT ttttcagATTCACAATACGGTGAGTGGTTTGGATATCTCAATCAGAAAGGAGATGTGACACACACCTTCAAAGGAGGACCGTTTAAAG GCTGTTTTCACGTTCCTCGCTGCTTGCACATGTGTATCAAGATGTTGAAGGAATTGCTTGAAGAGAAAACACTACCGAATAGTCTACCAAACGGTCTAGCAAATGGCAACGGTGTTGTTTAG
- the LOC131790607 gene encoding BCAS3 microtubule associated cell migration factor: MMSVDSVARRISRGGGIVVRPQAISDKSYVESVVNFLQDVVPQAVTGVKQEEKERVLWVKFEEADINDNTLNQEEISSGVGVPLLLILGYTNGFHVWTIPSTGEAQEVLSLRQGPVRLVRMLKTPLEATKAKDEFADVRPLFAVCDAASPSLPFSTVNLWSLSSGEQVHSIGFKSEVYDVLCNRRLMVVALQEKIAAFDACTFKNCFCITSCYPAPSPNLNPLALSTRWLAYADRKLVPNHQSCGGVCGDNSQSYTATVISAAKSITRGLTILGRWTGTEISNDYLNQNSTITPGVVTIIDTQKIGNGEFCVQEDDHEGTGIVAHFLAHAGQPLSCMSFDPSGSLLLTADVLGNNFHVYHILPHPICPSLGAVHHLYTLHRGDTTATVHGMAFSFDSRWVAVSTVRGTVHVFPITSYGGPITVRTHSSRRVVNRSSRFHTSAGLDDLDQATTGSGRHSPCNGTVPNLSCSPNGSPLSSTGTPLARESLTSTSTSNNGLVNPRLPPLPHSYLVHPLAQIRTPDGPRCGGSCCTQSSNKCNGRVGLEYSVGAAMTFAPSRGWLGGSSNSTRAEPCRSSAVDSLFILDLHGNLTEYVLEPQAVKTVPQSDDTPLDLSTTARAQWTLARCVTWPESKSPVIRDVGLLLGRLKVSPSELSNHTVKQEKKIGKESESRISDDQWLANIDMETHSAPHRRLWMGPQFSFKTYQPPGSSSASSTHSLGDFRSGCSGSGATIAAHNRDGHSMGFFSEELDLQSLRMQPVRSDPVPTPSGQFAFTGCASPNLGGSMPLIVDNGPGSLNDPWPGLNNDMFEDKEEQLVETLADAMNDNALLPVKNDKKRTTSINGENQFQFQSDFRGGGVNAFASCSPAETSPLFPPDYNNWS; this comes from the exons ATGATGTCTGTGGACTCGGTTGCAAGACGAATTTCGCGCGGTGGTGGGATTGTCGTTCGACCTCAAGCAATAAG CGACAAGTCCTACGTGGAAAGCGTGGTAAACTTCCTACAAGACGTCGTACCCcag GCTGTCACAGGAGTTAAACAGGAAGAGAAAGAGAGGGTGTTATGGGTTAAGTTTGAGGAAGCAGACATCAATG ATAATACGCTTAACCAGGAAGAGATTTCATCAGGAGTGGGTGTACCATTACTATTGATTCTTGGTTACACTAATGGCTTTCATGTCTGGACCATCCCA TCAACTGGTGAAGCACAGGAGGTGTTATCTCTTCGTCAAGGGCCTGTAAGACTTGTGCGCATGCTCAAGACACCACTAGAAG CAACAAAGGCAAAGGACGAGTTTGCAGATGTCAGACCTCTTTTTGCTGTATGTGATGCTGCAAG CCCCTCCCTGCCATTCTCCACCGTTAATTTGTGGTCCCTCAGCAGTGGTGAGCAGGTCCACTCAATTGGCTTCAAGTCTGAGGTGTATGATGTACTTTGCAATAGAAG gtTAATGGTTGTTGCTCTTCAGGAAAAGATTGCAGCCTTTGATGCATGTACCTTCAAAAACTGTTTCTGCATAACAA GTTGCTACCCAGCCCCAAGCCCTAACCTCAACCCATTGGCTCTGAGTACCAGATGGCTGGCATATGCAGATCGCAAG TTGGTACCTAATCATCAGTCCTGTGGGGGAGTGTGTGGGGATAATTCCCAGTCATATACAGCCACAGTCATTAGTGCTGCCAAG TCAATCACTAGAGGTCTGACAATTTTAG GACGATGGACAGGGACAGAAATTTCGAATGACTATTTAAACCAA AACTCCACAATTACACCAGGAGTTGTAACCATTATAGACAcacaaaaaattggaaatggaGAG TTCTGTGTACAAGAGGATGACCATGAAGGCACCGGCATAGTGGCCCATTTTCTTGCCCATGCAGGACAGCCCCTATCTTGCATGTCCTTTGACCCCAG CGGTTCACTGTTGTTGACTGCAGACGTTCTGGGAAACAATTTCCACGTGTATCATATTCTACCACATCCCATTTGTCCTTCATTAGGCGCTGTTCATCATTTGTACACTCTGCACAGAGGCGACACCACTGCAACA GTGCACGGAATGGCATTTTCCTTCGACAGTCGATGGGTTGCTGTATCAACTGTCCGTGGAACTGTGCATGTTTTTCCAATTACTTCGTACGGAG GTCCCATAACAGTCCGCACCCATTCTTCGCGTCGTGTTGTAAACCGCAGCAGTCGGTTCCACACCAGCGCTGGATTGGATGACCTTGACCAGGCGACCACAGGCTCAGGTAGACACAGTCCATGCAACGGCACAGTGCCCAACCTTTCTTGTTCACCCAACGGAAGCCCACTCAGCTCCACAGGGACCCCACTGGCAAGAGAATCCTTAACATCCACTTCAACCAGCAACAATGGTTTGGTAAATCCCCGCCTCCCTCCTCTCCCTCATTCCTACCTTGTGCATCCCTTAGCGCAAATAAGGACCCCTGATGGCCCACGATGCGGTGGATCTTGCTGCACTCAGAGCTCTAACAAGTGTAATGGCCGTGTGGGCTTGGAATATTCAGTGGGTGCGGCAATGACGTTTGCTCCTTCTAGGGGATGGTTAGGTGGAAGTTCGAACAGTACCAGAGCAG AACCTTGCAGATCTTCAGCTGTTGACTCGCTTTTTATACTTGACCTCCATGGGAACTTGACAGAGTACGTTCTGGAACCACAGGCAGTGAAAACTGTTCCACAGAGTGATGACACCCCCCTGGATCTCAGCACTACTGCAAGAGCGCAGTGGACGCTTGCCAG GTGTGTTACTTGGCCTGAAAGCAAAAGTCCAGTGATCAGAGATGTTGGTCTGTTGCTGGGGCGCCTAAAAGTTTCTCCCAGTGAGCTTAGTAACCACACCGTCAAACAAG AAAAGAAAATCGGCAAGGAGAGTGAATCTCGCATCTCAGACGATCAATGGTTGGCAAATATAGACATGGAGACTCACTCTGCCCCTCATCGGCGACTATGGATGGGACCACAGTTCTCTTTCAAGACTTACCAACCGCCAGGCTCTTCATCAGCTTCATCCACCCATAGCTTAGGAGACTTCAGGTCTGGGTGCTCAGGTAGTGGGGCCACTATAGCAGCTCATAACAGGGACGGCCACTCCATGGGCTTCTTCTCTGAAGAACTGGATTTGCAGAGTTTGAGAATGCAGCCTGTTCGTTCGGATCCAGTGCCCACTCCATCAGGTCAGTTCGCGTTCACTGGATGTGCGTCGCCGAATTTAGGGGGGAGCATGCCACTTATTGTTGACAATGGCCCAGGAAGTCTGAACGACCCTTGGCCGGGCTTGAACAACGATATGTTCGAGGACAAAGAAGAGCAACTTGTGGAAACATTGGCAGACGCCATGAACGACAACGCGCTCTTACCCGTTAAAAACGACAAGAAAAGAACAACTTCAATTAACGGAGAAAATCAATTCCAATTTCAATCAGATTTTCGGGGGGGAGGTGTAAACGCGTTTGCTTCTTGCTCCCCCGCTGAAACTAGCCCGCTGTTCCCTCCCGATTATAATAATTGGTCTTAA